GCCCTTACACAAATTCAATTGACTCGTCACCGTTCGCTCCGATCCTGATCCGTCGcatttttccccttttttttctgcagcGCTCGAGTTTACGGTGGAACCGTCGGATGTGACCGTGCCGGAAGGGAATTCAGTATTACTGCAGTGTGCGGGCCGTGCCGATCGTAAGGTGCTGCAGGATGGTAAGGTGGCCCCCAACATCCGGTGGCGTGGACCGGACGGCCAGGACATTGGGATCGTCGGCGATACGTTCCGCTCGCAGCTCACCAACGGGTCGCTCTACATTAGCTCAGTCGAAAACAACCGAGGGCTGACCGGATTCTATCACTGTCTGCTGGGCATCAACGGTATTGGCACAATCGTGAGCCGATCGGCCCGTGTCACGATCGCAGGTAAGCCGCAGCTATTCCACCCGTTGCGTCACTCACTCGCAATTGATTTGGTTGTCAACCGTTTCCATTCATCAGACTTGCCCGACATCAACCAGGAGTCGCACGAGATCTACCTTTACACCGGCCAGACGGCGTACTTCAAGTGTATGTCTGGGCTGCTGCCGTATACCGTCGAGTCACGGTATCACACCGAGTGGCTCAAGGATGACGTACCGCTCCGGATGGACCTGACGCgtatgctgctgctaccgtccGGTGCCCTCGAGATCGACGAAGTGGTCCCGGCGGATCGTGGCGCTTACCAGTGCAACGTAACGGCTGGTACGTTCTCGCGGCTGAGCAGCAAATCGAACCTCAACATCAAATCAACGGCTGGCCAACCGCAAAGCTTTGCCCCGCCCGCCTTCATGATCGTGCCCCAGCCGCAGACGGTCCGCGAAGGGGACACCGTGATCCTCGACTGTGCCGCCAACGGTAACCCGAAGCCAACGATCCGCTGGCTGCGAAACGGGGAAGACATCGACATGAACGATCTCGACTCGCGGTTCCGCATCATGGGCACCGGCTCGCTGCAGATCAACTCCATCCAGGACACGGACGCCGGCGACTACCAGTGCCGGGCGGGCAATACGGAGGACTCGCTCGATGCGTCCGCGACGGTGCAGGTCCAGGTGCCGCCAAAGTTCATCCTCGCCCCGGACGACAAGGCGGCGTACGAGAAGGAAGAGCTGGAGCTGGCCTGCTCTATCCACGGCAAACCGACACCGGTCATCCAGTGGCTGAAGAATGGCGATCTTATAACGCCTAACGAGTACATGCAAATCGTCGGCGGGTAGGTGTAGCTCGAGCTCTTCGCACGATCACCATCGGCTCACACGCTTTAATCGACGtcgctttccgtttcccgaCAGGCACAACCTGAAAATCTTCGGACTCATCGGCTCCGATGCGGGCATGTTCCAGTGTATCGGCACGAACCCGGCCGGAAGCGTGCAGGCTGCGGCCCGGCTCGAGATAATCGAACCAGGTAATTGATTGCTCGTCCCCCGTAGGTCGCCTTTCCTTACCACCAGACGCCCAGACAACCCACGTCGGCCCACTCTACCTCGACGACTACGCGGTAACAGTGTGAAGGAATCGAACCGTTCGATTGCCCCGGCGCTTTGCTTACTTTCGGCTGACAGAGTGCAGGATCCGCATGCCGGATAACGATCTTgggggccgttccgttccgttgattCCGTTGCTTTTTCTCACTTACGTTTTCTTTCATACAGACCCCTCGGACCTCTCGGAAGGCAATCATCTTAATACacctttctgttttcttcgtttgtttcttttcttccgttttttcttcttcttttctcgttctctccaacacggtcacggtcatcgatttcgttcgttcttcCGTTTGTTTCTGTGGGGTTCTCGCGTGTGGCTCCCGGCGTGTAACCGTTTTGCTCAAACTCCCCCGGGCTCCTTCCCGCCTAATCCGGCGTGGCCCGTCGGCCCGACCGCCGCCTTCTCGttgattatgatttatgatcgttTTGCCCATCCGCGGGCATTCGTGTGATGGGGGTATGCATGCAAACGTGGCGCTGGTGACACATCCTTCGTGGTGTCTCCCGGGGTTATCTTCACGTTTGCCATCGACCCATCTCCACGTTACGTGCCCATGTTACCGATCCTCAAAATGCGCGGGGTGGGGCGACGACCACGACCCAACAACGCAGGGGGTCTACCGAAGCGACACAAGGGCAAAAAGTTTCACCCGACCCAGTCGAAGACGAAATCGTACGAAAAGTTGCCACTGCTGCAGTCCGACCCGAAGCTCTCGAAGTCGGTACTGGACAGCCTGGTGTCGCGGACGAAGGAGCGCCCGAACGTGACCCGGGACCAGTTCCAGTACAACGAGTACACGGACGATGACTATGCCGACGATCCGACCGGGGGCCGCCATCTGGACAATGAccacgccgacgacgacgacgacgatgatgaggaggacgaagaggacgaagaggatGGCAAAATTTATCCTCTCCGGCCGGACGAGGACCCGAACAAGCTGTACCAGACACTGACgggttcccggtcccgggaggTAGGACACTTTTCTAATCACAAGTCTCCCCACAATGCTGTTACGCGGAAATACTCGAAATCGATGTtagacgacggtggcggtgacgatgcggctggtgccgctggtggcaGTGGGAAGCTGGCAGCGGCCGCACCATTGCCAGGGCCACCGCGCGGTCTGCAGGCCCAGATCGTGCAGTCACGCTTCATCACGCTCAGCTGGATCGAACCGGCCAAGCACCCGGACGAAGTCATCTCGTACTCCGTCTACTACCGGATGCACACGAGCGACAGGTAAGCAGCGACGCGAGCGATGACCACGTCCAAAACGGCAGGGAATTGATCGGTGTCCTTCTGTTGCAGGGAACGTAAGCTAACGACCAAGTCTCGGGACGAGCAGGAAGTCAACATTCAGTCGCTGCAACCGGGCAAAACCTATCACTTCCGGGTGGTGGGCAACAGTAACCACGGATCCGGTGCATCGTCGGAGCCACTCGAGGTGCGCACCCTGTCGGAGGAAAACATTGCCGGGGCACCACAGAACCTACGCGGCTACGCCATCACCGAGCGGGACATTCATCTGCAGTGGGATCCACCGGCCGTACCGAACGGGCTCATCGCCAAGTACCGGGTGTACTACGCCGAAACGGACAACGGAGCGGAAATGTACTCGGACACCACGACAACCGAGGTCATCATCAACGAGTTGCGCCCGTACACACACTACACGCTGTACGTGGTCCCTTTCAACCAGGCCGGTATGGGTGACCCATCGCACGAACTGGACGTGAAGACATACTCGTCCACCCCATCGGAACCGCCGGCAAACGTGACGCTTGAGACGACCAGTTCCACGGCGATCACGATCCGCTGggagccaccgccggtcgagGAGCGTAACGGCCAGATTACGGGCTACAAAATCAAGTACCGAAAGAACAAGAAAGCGCTGCAGGTCGAGACGACGCCGGCCAACGTGCGGTACTACATTCTGAAGGACCTGGAGAAGATGTCCGCGTACCAGGTGAAGATCGCCGCGATGACGAtcaacgggacgggaccgTTCACCGAGTGGCACCACAGCGAGACGTACGAGAACGACCTCGACGAGACGCAGGTCCCCGGGCAGCCATCCTGGTTGAAGAGTGAGTACTGCgagccgggtgccgggtgtgATGTGggttttcactctctctctctctctctattttccTCTTTCGGTAGCTCGTCCCGGGGCGGACAACATCACCGTGATGTGGGGCCCACCGGTGCACCAGGAGATTAAGGTGCGCAGCTACATTCTTGGCTGGGGCAAGGGCATTCCCGACGAGGATACGGTACAGATTGAGGAGAACCGACGCCATTTCGAGATCACCAGCCTGGAACCGAACAGTGAGTACGTGATCTCGTTGCGAGCCCGCAACGCGATGGGAGACGGTGCGCCAAAGTATGACACGGTGCGAACCCGGGAAGACGCACCGATCGAAGCTCCGACGCCACTGGAGGTCCCTGTGGGTCTGCGAGCCATTCCTATGTCCGGCACCTCGATCGTGGTCTACTGGACGGACACAACGCTCAGCAAGAGCCAGCACGTGACGGACAATCGCCACTACATGGTACGGTACAATCCGAACGGCTcgaaccggtaccggtaccaCAACACGACCGTGCTCAGCTGTATGATTGCCGAGCTGCGGCCAAACACGCAGTACGAGTTTGCGGTCAAGGTTGTGAAAGGCCACCGGCAGTCGGCGTGGTCCATGTCGGTGCTCAACTCGACCCAACAAGCGTCGCCCGTATCACCGCCACGCGACCTGGAGGTGTCCTTCGATCCACGCAACCCCCTAACGGCCATCCTGCGGTGGCAATCGCCCCGCTACGTCAGTGGCCCGATCGCCGGCTACCACGTACTGTACACGACGGACACCAGCAAACGCGACCGGGACTGGAACCTGGAGTCGACCAGCGGTGACAAGACGCACGCCGAACTGCCGGCCCTCGAACCGCACACGACGTACTACTTTAAGGTGCAGACACGCCACTCGAAGGGGATGGGCCCGTTCTCGGCCATGGTGTCGATGAAAACCGGCGGCGAAGTGGACTCGAGCGAAAACCTTACCCTACAGAGCACGATGTCACCGGAGCTGCTGTACGTCGTGATCGGGTTCTCGGTGCTAGCCGTGGCCGTCCTggtcggggtggtggtgctaatGTGCCGCAGAAAGCCGGAACCGACGCCGGAGCACGTGAAAAAGAGTTATCAGAAGAACAACGCGGGCATCATCAAACCGCCGGATCTGTGGATCCACCACGACCAGATGGAGCTGAAAAATCTGGATAAAGGCAACCATCACGCTACGACCACACCCGGTTCGGTCGATGGTGGGGCGTCGAGCAGTGGGACGATGACGCTGCCGCGATCatcggtcggcggtggccacgactATGACAGCGAAACACCCATCACGCACGTCACGAACTCACTCGACAAGCGAAACTACCTCCCGGGTTACAATGGTAAGTGGCCTGCGTGAAGCTGCGATCCGCCGTGAATGACAATTCTTTTACCGCCCGTTCCAGGAACCACAACACCTCTGAGTTCTACGATGGAACGACCGCAGTACCCACGCACCCAGTACAGTATGGCCGCGCGGCCACACATAACGATGGATCAGACGACACTGTCGCAACAGAATCTGCTACAGCAACCGCCTCAACTACCACCGGCGAACCCTCTCGGGGTGGCCCAAACCCCGGAAAACCCGTACACTTACGATAGCAGTTATAGGTCAGTGGGCCCGCGGGCTCCTCATCTGCCTGTGACCGAGAAAATGaccgcttttttgtttgttcgtttcagTCCCAACGTTACCTACGCACAAGGTATGGCCGTCGATGGGCCCAAGCGTGGCCAAGGACACCCGCTGAAGAGTTTCAGTGTACCTGCACCACCCTCATCGACTCCGGTTATCAGTGGCCAGGGCAAGCACGGCAGTAAGTATCTGGGCTGAGGGTATCTCATTGCACACGTTGCTCATTATCATCCCGCGTCCCCCCCGTTAGCTCCGACACCCGCCGTCACGATACGCCCGCAGAACTCGTCCCCGTACAAGAAGGCGTCCCTGTCATCCGGATCGCTCACCAATCGACTGCAGaccggcccggtggtggcccactCGAACGATGAGATCCAGCGGCTCGCACCGTCCACGTCGACCGAAGAGCTCAACCAGGAGATGGCCAATCTGGAGGGCCTGATGAAGGATCTGAGTGCAATAACGGCCAACGAGTTCGAGTGCTAAGAGGGTGCCGCCGGTCCGCCAGGGAGTCCGCCGAGTGCGTGATGCAAACTATTTAGTCAttattagttttaattttgccGTGTACGAAAGGTACGAATGTGTCCGCGGGAACTCGGAGACTGCGTGCGAAAGGGAACCGGAATgaacgagacagagagagagagagcggtgcAGCTTGTGACGCATCTCTAGTAAAAGTGGTGCAGCTGATAATTAGGATTAGGACAACCGTATAGGCTAGGGTGGGCTGCAGCACCGCCGTAAGGAAAGTcagtaaaacaaattaatttattaaactcTTCTGTAGGTTTAAGTGTAGGCCACTCTcgaggtcggtcggtctcgaGAAGTCATTGATAAGCATTTCGCATAAACCTAGACGACGGACACGCCGACTTTGTAGGTTAGGGAGTTCAATGTTCGAATGGAGAGTTCCCTTCTGTGGAAGGAAGAACCCTCGCCCAGTCTCGCTTTCTCGGTACGCCACCGTTCGACTACGGCTCTCTACTAGCACACTCCCCGGACAATGGCCGGAGATGTTGTTGGGAGCGCACAGCGACAAGCATGTAAATATTACGCACCCTGGGCcacgttccgtgccgtgtgcccagcatttttgctttttggccaaccgcagtcggtttcattttcaatACGGGGTCAAAAGGGAATTATCTTTAATGGAAAACCGTAAACCAAACTACGAATGCCCAGTGATTTTAGTTAACGACaggcagtgcagtgcagtgcgtGGAGGGACAAAACTAGGGATCAATTTTGCGCCATATGTGCGCGCCACCAAATGTCGTTTTGAAACTGCCATAAtaccgccggagccggagttgcAAGATAGAGGGAAGCTCAGAGGGACACACGCGGGTGCTGCCTGTCCGCCTTCATGATTTAACTGCCCAGTTCTCCGTTCCGATTAAGAACATCTTGACCTTAGAAACGGCGACCTCACAATTTGTCCGGTGGCCTCGtcaaagagagcgagagagagaacaccATTGTCTATGTGGAACCAGTGGAACTCTAGTGTAAGTGTAAGTGGACAACTTTTGAACTTTTTACAACTGACCGCGACACCGCGACGTTATCGAGGAGGAAGAGAGTCTCAGGATCGGGTGTGCTATAATAGtgacattattttatttttataaaatcgatcgatcggtcgatcgaaaaGCGGGACATCGGGAGGGAGAAGGAGCCATTTCATCTCACAAATACACGCATCACTCATACGAAGTAGGTAGCAAAACCCATGGCCACGGATAGGGTCCCACCCCGGAATAGGATTAGCGGTAGCGAAAGAATCAtcacaccaaaccaaaccacagCGAATTTATATGAACCATAATCAACTCAGCCACGACAACAGACCACAACACTCGGAACACGGAATCGCCCACTGTCTGTGCCATTCTTTGTCGCCTCCGTGTGGATCCATTTTTGGTCCTGTCCATTTCTGCTTCATTCCACATCCCACGGCCTGCACGTTTCAGTTTCCACGCTCCAGGTTTTCCTAAAGGCCTGGTGaaacccggaaaccggatcACAACAAGCAGGAACCAACACCCAACTATCTCGTATCGGtcgatccttttttcggttgtcCTTTGAAAACCCCACATAACTATTGAACAaaaacgataacgatatcAAACGGACATGCTTTTCTCGCGCGTGGGAAAACGTGACACTACCTACTGAAAAGAGGACACAGAAGGGAAAATGGGTGAGAACATAAAGCACATTGATATAATGACGAATATGCCTAAAACTGGTAGCATTTTTCTAACAATTACTGTATTTGTATACACAAATAAAAGcaacaaagaaaagaaacattttgtGGCGGACTTTATAGCAACCTAGCTCGGTTCGTGTCTCGGATGAAAGCATTCCGCTTGAGCTTTCGTGTGAGTTTGTgagtttaaataatgttttcgaaaaatgaaagaagTTTAGTTCAAGAGTACAGATTTTGCGACCAGTGCATCCGCCGGCCGCTGAACCGGTCCGGCGTgttcaaccggaagctggaAAACTTCAAAAGCCGTCATTTCTCTCTATTTTGTCCATTtctggaattggaaagaaagaTCAGTTCAGTTCGAAAGCTTCACGGAAATCATTTGGTAAAACACTACTCTCACTTATCTTCTCGACCAGGTTACTAGGGAACAGGAGCGGCTTGTAGGTAGCACCAGTGACTTGCATGCAATGTTACGCCCAACATTGTTCATGGAAAAGGACACTCTTACGAATTTTCATCTTCATTCAGGACGTTGATGTGATGCCGACCAatgttgttttcaattaatgcATTACTTGCAGGAACAAAAGGACCTCGCTGGACTTTTGTCACCAAAACGGCCCGATATCTGTAGCATTTTTTCGATGGCGGAATTTCAAATCAGTTTTGTACGTAACACCACAGTTTTTTCATCCGACGGTGTGAAAAAATAGACCGAAACGTGGGGGGCCCTGTCAATCACCGGGCGTctccttcgtcgtcggtttgtTCTCAGCACCCTTCCCATTTGATCGATTCTTGGGCGCCGATATATCCGACAGCTTTATCACCTGAACGCGCCgtcgttccgcttccggccgggCCTACTATTATTCTAACAACACTAGCGCACAGTGCGGATGAATAATGTACGCCCAGAGCTCGGTCGGTCCCGGGGTAAAAAAGTGCCACCTCATTCTTCGACACGCCGTTCGCCGCGAAATTATCGATGAAAGTTGAATAATGAATAGAACGTGAACGTGGCGCGGTTCGGTGCGTGCAGGGCAAATGCCGGGGGCTTGGTGACGTCGGGCACACATTCCGGGACGATCTGGTTCGGGGCCCGTCCGTCACTTGCCAGCTGCCGGGGAGGTCAGGAACACAATTATGTGTTGACCTACGGGTCCTGGAAggtgaagtgaaaagaaaatgaggcATTATAATTTCTTCTAAGTTTTCTATTTAACGGATTGGCCACTAGTAGATAGCACGAATATTCGATAAAAtatatattataaaaatgaagttatgAAGTTATGAACTtcgaaactactggaccgattgactcgtAACTTGGTTTACAGTGATTTTGGTGGTCGGCGAGTAGCGTagtcatggttagaaaccccttGCTCCCCTCTTTCTTACCCATCCCATACAAACTAACTGTTAAAAGCGTTAGAaactc
The nucleotide sequence above comes from Anopheles bellator chromosome 1, idAnoBellAS_SP24_06.2, whole genome shotgun sequence. Encoded proteins:
- the LOC131215715 gene encoding neogenin; this translates as MSHKPGRADVPYALEFTVEPSDVTVPEGNSVLLQCAGRADRKVLQDGKVAPNIRWRGPDGQDIGIVGDTFRSQLTNGSLYISSVENNRGLTGFYHCLLGINGIGTIVSRSARVTIADLPDINQESHEIYLYTGQTAYFKCMSGLLPYTVESRYHTEWLKDDVPLRMDLTRMLLLPSGALEIDEVVPADRGAYQCNVTAGTFSRLSSKSNLNIKSTAGQPQSFAPPAFMIVPQPQTVREGDTVILDCAANGNPKPTIRWLRNGEDIDMNDLDSRFRIMGTGSLQINSIQDTDAGDYQCRAGNTEDSLDASATVQVQVPPKFILAPDDKAAYEKEELELACSIHGKPTPVIQWLKNGDLITPNEYMQIVGGHNLKIFGLIGSDAGMFQCIGTNPAGSVQAAARLEIIEPGGLPKRHKGKKFHPTQSKTKSYEKLPLLQSDPKLSKSVLDSLVSRTKERPNVTRDQFQYNEYTDDDYADDPTGGRHLDNDHADDDDDDDEEDEEDEEDGKIYPLRPDEDPNKLYQTLTGSRSREVGHFSNHKSPHNAVTRKYSKSMLDDGGGDDAAGAAGGSGKLAAAAPLPGPPRGLQAQIVQSRFITLSWIEPAKHPDEVISYSVYYRMHTSDRERKLTTKSRDEQEVNIQSLQPGKTYHFRVVGNSNHGSGASSEPLEVRTLSEENIAGAPQNLRGYAITERDIHLQWDPPAVPNGLIAKYRVYYAETDNGAEMYSDTTTTEVIINELRPYTHYTLYVVPFNQAGMGDPSHELDVKTYSSTPSEPPANVTLETTSSTAITIRWEPPPVEERNGQITGYKIKYRKNKKALQVETTPANVRYYILKDLEKMSAYQVKIAAMTINGTGPFTEWHHSETYENDLDETQVPGQPSWLKTRPGADNITVMWGPPVHQEIKVRSYILGWGKGIPDEDTVQIEENRRHFEITSLEPNSEYVISLRARNAMGDGAPKYDTVRTREDAPIEAPTPLEVPVGLRAIPMSGTSIVVYWTDTTLSKSQHVTDNRHYMVRYNPNGSNRYRYHNTTVLSCMIAELRPNTQYEFAVKVVKGHRQSAWSMSVLNSTQQASPVSPPRDLEVSFDPRNPLTAILRWQSPRYVSGPIAGYHVLYTTDTSKRDRDWNLESTSGDKTHAELPALEPHTTYYFKVQTRHSKGMGPFSAMVSMKTGGEVDSSENLTLQSTMSPELLYVVIGFSVLAVAVLVGVVVLMCRRKPEPTPEHVKKSYQKNNAGIIKPPDLWIHHDQMELKNLDKGNHHATTTPGSVDGGASSSGTMTLPRSSVGGGHDYDSETPITHVTNSLDKRNYLPGYNGTTTPLSSTMERPQYPRTQYSMAARPHITMDQTTLSQQNLLQQPPQLPPANPLGVAQTPENPYTYDSSYSPNVTYAQGMAVDGPKRGQGHPLKSFSVPAPPSSTPVISGQGKHGTPTPAVTIRPQNSSPYKKASLSSGSLTNRLQTGPVVAHSNDEIQRLAPSTSTEELNQEMANLEGLMKDLSAITANEFEC